In Plasmodium relictum strain SGS1 genome assembly, chromosome: 7, the genomic stretch tcacaTTTAACATATCCATGTTaatgggaaaaaaaaaaaaaaattctttaagaTTAAAGTATTtgaaaataagtaaaaaataatttcaaccataattatatttgtgtaaagattttttttttggggaaaaaaaaaaaaatcttgcGATTTTAAAGTTTTCATATGTAAATAAATGATTATGCTGagagtattattttttttttctgcaCTCTCAATGTTTTAATGATTgcataacaatttttttacaaagaaaagaattataagatatataagaattaaaaaaaataataataaaataaaaaaattatttaaaaaaaaataaataaataaaataaatatttatataattaaatatataatttcctttcattttatttttttttattttattttttttattttaaaaaaagaattttttattttctaataatcAAGTAAAAATGAGAGAAGTAATAAGTATTCATGTAGGACAAGCTGGTATACAAGTGGGAAATGCGTGCTGGTAAAAAGATCATAATGTTCTTGCACATTTTTTCATTCCttatttcacttttttttttcttttatttattcgtgtattcttttatttttatccatatttttattaaaattgagCAAGACATTTtgattatttctttaaatagttaatataattttagttCTTTACATGTATCCATACTTacttttgttttatattgCTTTTTAATATAACTTTGTAAAATAAGAgctataattattatttgtatttataagttttttcttaatgtttcaaaatttatataaataatttttttttttctttaattacttcaaatgaaaatttagGGAATTATTTTGTCTAGAGCATGGAATACAGCCTGATGGTCAAATGCCTTCTGATAAAGCTGCCAGAGCAAATGACGATGCTTTTAACACTTTTTTTTCAGAGACTGGCGCAGGAAAACatgtaataaattaaaacgttattaaatttagttttaaattattttatttttctaaaatattttttacttaatgaattttttttaattaaaaaaatttttttttttttttttttttgtaccTTATTaagtattaataatttttattttcgttTTCAAGGAATTATTAGatgattattttatttttttttatttattatttaattcattaaatgcttgtctttttttttaggttCCACGTTGTGTTTTTGTTGATTTAGAGCCAACTGTTGTAGATGAAGTAAGAACTGGAACATATCGTCAGTTGTTTCATCCTGAACAATTAATATCAGGAAAAGAAGATGCTGCTAATAATTTTGCAAGGGGACATTACACAATAGGTAAGGAAGTCATAGATGTATGCTTAGACAGAATTAGAAAATTAGCTGATAATTGTACAGGTTTACAAGGATTTTTAATGTTTAGTGCAGTTGGTGGTGGTACAGGAAGTGGTTTTGGATGCTTAATGTTAGAAAGATTATCAGTTGATTATGGAAAAAAATCAAAGTTAAATTTTTGCTGCTGGCCTTCCCCCCAAGTTTCAACTGCAGTAGTCGAACCCTACAATTCAGTTTTATCAACACATTCTTTATTAGAGCATACTGATGTAGCAATTATGCTTGACAATGAAGCTATCTACGATATATGTAGAAGAAATTTAGATATAGAAAGACCAACTTACACAAATTTAAATAGATTAATAGCTCAAGTGATTTCCTCATTAACAGCATCATTAAGATTTGATGGTGCATTAAATGTTGATGTAACAGAATTTCAAACTAACTTAGTACCATATCCTCGTATTCATTTTATGTTATCCTCGTATGCACCAGTTGTAAGTGCTGAAAAAGCATATCATGAACAATTGTCGGTGGCAGAAATTACTAATTCAGCATTTGAGCCAGCAAATATGATGGCAAAATGTGATCCACGCCATGGAAAATATATGGCTTGTTGTTTAATGTATAGAGGAGATGTAGTACCAAAAGATGTAAACGCAGCTGTTGCCactataaaaacaaaaagaacTATTCAATTTGTCGACTGGTGCCCTACTGGTTTTAAATGTGGTATTAATTATCAACCACCCACTGTTGTTCCAGGAGGTGATTTAGCAAAAGTTATGAGAGCAGTTTGTATGATTAGTAATTCTACTGCTATAGCTGAAGTATTTTCAAGAATGGACCAGAAATTCGATTTAATGTATGCAAAAAGAGCTTTTGTTCATTGGTATGTAGGAGAAGGTATGGAAGAAGGAGAGTTTAGTGAAGCAAGAGAAGACTTAGCTGCCTTAGAAAAAGATTATGAAGAAGTCGGCATTGAATCAAATGAAGGTGAAGGAGAAGATGAAGGATATGAGGCAGATTATTAAAAttctttgttatttttaagaagaaattataaaaattgaaacaaataatattaagaagtatatatatgtgtatatatatacatatatttaaaaatattatatatattaatataataataaaaaaaaaaaatttaatgtaaaaattaatttaaaaaaaaaatatttaaaaaaaaaaaaaaaacacaaTAATTATAACACGAGacataatatattattatatattataaattatatcaatataaataatggtatgtatcataattatttattttcatatatatatttcttttttttttttttttttgtaatgcacgaattttcaattaaaaattagatataaacaaaaaaaaaaaaattttaaatccttaaaagtatttatatttattatgtttttattagaatattaattcatatatatatttacatatatatgtatatgcaTACCTTATTACCATTTTATAAAGATACATCTACGAATacttacatatatatactttttcttttttattatttatattttagtaATTGTTAAAGATTTTATGTTTTCAGCATATATTTCTGTTGAAATATGTAAaggaattttttattttgtcaatgattatatttatatatatatatatatatatatatatatatatatatatatatatatatgttataattttacagaagataaaaattaacaaaatttaataaaaatttaaaataatcacATTTTaccatatttttaaaatgatactatacaatataaaaaaatttctccTATCAAAAATTTATGCAACCATATATTTTAGGTGGTAattttatacatttatatttttttctttttttttaatgtacttttttttttttttacaacatTGCAAAATCTTCAAATAAAATTGTGTAGTTACACACGTACTTATATGAATTATATCACTATCCTAGTACTATATACATAATAACGCTCTAGGTATTCTTTCTTTAAAAagttattaaaagaataatattgtaacaaaaaaaatggaatatcttcattttaaaattaaacgaatttttttttttttttctttatcatatTATTCTATTACACATGTAAACTTTTAGCGAGTTCTAAGACGttgaaaaaagtaataatataaatcaaCGATGTATGCTTctccaatttttttatatttatattatgtttattttattcttttgtttttcttttaattttttttttttttttgattttgttttttcttttacttttttttttgtttttgtttttgtttttttactCTTTGCTTTTGTTTTTGCTCTATTTTTGTCTAATTGcaactaaataaaaaaaaaaaaaagcatatgcaaaatgaataatttttttttttcaatagtatctatattatttttgttatactTATGTAAAGGAAATTTCAATGATTATTCatctaataaaatatttttaaaatataaaagtaagTATTGTCTATATCCTGAAAATGTTATtgaaaataacaaatttGAAATAGGTTCGGATGAATGTGATAAAATAGCGCATGAAAATGAGGTAAATTaagaaagaaatataataattcaaaaattttTCGCACTAATATGAAatagtaaaatataaaattttctgCTTTAAGTGTAATAACTATAAAATTGATTATGCGCTCTTTGCaaaattttacataatattcaaattaaatttatacttctaaattttatacataaaataattgaaaaCATAAAAAGAGAAAACATTACAAATGTGCAATTTACACCTTATGAATAATTATATCATTGCtttaatatgttttatttacCTACTGTTATAtgcattttcttttattttataattaaaaaaatacatatcaAAATAATTGTAAAAACTAGGATACTTTAAAATTGGATTGCAAAATATATTACAATtcttaaaatagaaaatattatttttagtgTTGTATTCTAAGaaaaattctcttttttttatatgagaTATATGTAGATATACTTaatgttatatataattttttttcatacattctttttgtcatttttttttttgtatataaaatgcatacgaatatatatattcttattcctcacatttttttttcgttttattttttaagagCAAAATGGTTTGgttatcttttaataatgGAAGATTAAAAACACAAAATGGAATGTGCTTAAAAACttataaaaactttttaataatttctatATGTGCCCCTGATCAAAATGAAAAGTCTGAAATGTGGAAAATTGACGAAgaaaaacatttaaaaaatgaaaacaataATTGCGCACAAATGGCTGGGGGGAAATTGTTTTCTTTTACATGCAATAAATTATCTACTAAAGAATTTGAAATGAAAGCCTATACTATAGAAGAAATGAATTTAATGAAAACAAGATATTCTCAAAAGAAATTAGAGAATGTGAATGcaaaatatttagaaaatttgCACAATAAATCTAGTATTTTAATAAGTAGTTATAATGAATTAGAAAAAGAGATAGAAATAATCTTAAAAGTAGAggaagaaatgaaaaaagaaaaggaaaaggtGAGTAATTTAATgaatgatataaaattattaataaatacatCTTCCTCATTAAATGATTATGGTACAGGTGCTTTAATGAAAGTATATGATAGTattgatataaaaaagaaaaaaagtttattaaGAGTTCCTTTAGAAAAGTTagaaataaatgaagaaacaTTGAATGAATTAGGTGTAGAAAGTGGAgagataaaaattataattcaaAGTTTCCTTAACATACCAGATGATAATTATTATACTTTTACTACAAGAAATTTAAAGGGAAacttaattataaaattagataatgaagaaattatTTCTAATATTGACACACAAATCGATACAAGTATAACGAGTACATTTGTTTATTTACCCAAAAATAAATTGGTACCATTATATATTGAAATATCatcaaaagaagaaaaaccttcatttactttattttgGAGTAGTAAACTTTTTCCTGAAGAAGTAATATCCTCTTTATATTTGTATACAacaatatatgaaaaagttTGTTATACacaaattcaaaaaaaaatagattgCTTATCAACTTTTGAAaatattactaaaaaaaatcagGAATTCCAATTTTTATGTCCTTCTGAATGCTTGGCAAAAGAAAATTACactgtatttaaaaaaaataactctTGTTATGATATGAAATCTAGTATGTGTGCATCAGCAATAGAATCTAATTTTCTTCTCATTGATAGTGGAGGCATTATAAAGGTAATGGTAAAAAgtgttaaaaataatgaaggaAATTACAAAGAATGTGGCATAATATTACCAACGAATATGAATGATAATACCTTTAAAGGAATAACTGATATTAAATTAGTTGATACAgatgatttttttattaattatgaaAGCAACAAGGAATTGTACCAAGGATATAGAGGAATAGTCACTGACGATAAACATGCATTATTAACAAAAACAGATTTATCtaaaagatatatttctgatatagatataaattgtaacaataatttaaaagaaaattatgaatttaGTGCGGGATCCTTTATAGTAACAAGAATAAAATCATCCAATTCAATGAGTAATGAAAAATCTATTGTTATAGATGCTTTTGCACTCTTTGATAAGTACAAAAACgaaaatatttctattaatttaTCTGAATGGACAAGAAAAACTTGTAATAATAttcaattatatattaaatatggAAAACCAAATGAAGTTATGGAATATCCATCTATGCTATTAACATGTGATGATACATTTGAAAGCATCCATTTTGATAATGTAGAGGTAATAAATGCACGATGTTTGCCGTTTTGTCTTAATGATAACGCAGTATTTGGttcttatatatatgctCCAAATTCATCAATATGTAAATCTGCTATTCACTCTGGCATCATAACAAATAATGGTGGCTTAATTGCGATAAGAAAACTAAGAAATATTACACAGTCATTCAATAATACAGCTACCATAACAAGAAATGGTGTAAAATCAATTATAACtgataacaaaaataaagattCTTACTATATATCAAAACCAAATGGAGTTATTTGTAATTTTCCAAGAACTTATAATGTAAACAAATCACTAAACTTAGAAGatgattttttttccttcattcaaataaattcaaatttatttgaaaatcCTCCTGTTGTTTTAGTACCCGAAAAACATGCTGTTTTACAAAACcaattatataatatgcATAATGTATATAACACAAAAagttataaagaaaattttttttcagttGAAAAAAAAGGAGAACAATTAAAGGAAATCATTCCTGATAGTTTTAAAGATGAAAACTTATTAGAAGAATTTGATAGATTTCAGCAATCTTACAAGGAGAAAAAGGATCATTTCCAAAAATTAACAAGAAAAACTCAAGGCATTTTTTCGGATTTATTTACCAAAAAAAGttctataaataatttaaataaaaaattatcatatatTCGAATagaacaaaataataatgactCTTTTTTGAAGGTAAATGAATCTGCTGTCTTGTCTTTAATTAAGCAATTCGATAtcattacaaaaaaaaaacaatatattATACAAAGATTAGAAAAATCGTTATTCAACATTAAACCAATTACTGTTGAAACATTTCAAGAAAGTTACAATTCAATAAACataaatgataattatataattatagaCAGTAATAAAAGTATCAACGGATCGTCTAATTGGAAGatagaaaaatatacaaatggaaatcttttttcttctataacTAATGATAGTTTCATAAAATCAAATGAAGATTTATATGGTTCTTATTTACTTTATAGATACACAAAGTTATACAAAGGATTCATTTCGGTAGATGCAAAGATTCCTTATGAAGGAAATGTAggaataatatttaaatataaagattataataattataataattttataataaataggAAAGAGTTTTATTTTGTTGAAGTGATCGACGGGAAACaaagcaaaaaaattaatgaaaaaaaaatagatgatTCATATCAATTGGGTATGTGgactaaaatatatattgattttggatataaatatattaggtCGTATTTAAATGGAAAATACGTTAATGGTTATGAAACGAAAAATGATACAAGTGGACTACTAGGTTTTGGGGTAAATAATTgtaaagataaaatatttattgatAAAATCATAATAGGTTCCTTGTATCAAgctaaatattataaaaataatattttcaataaaattatagGTAAATACAatcaagaaaaaatattagaaaacgaaaataaaacatcaaaaaaagttaaaaataatattgaacaaaatgaaaaaaaatgcaaaaaatatgaagaaaaatttaatgttCCATTGGACAATAATTGGGTTATCCCTTTCAACTCTTACTGGAAAATTCAAAATAACTTTAATTTTaactatattttaaataataataataataataataatgaagacAATTACTTATATTctatacaaaaaaatgaagGAGATTTAGTTATTCCATCAATTGTACTtcttaaaaaacaaaatatatgtGATGAAATGAAATCCTATACATTTCAATCATCCattaatttaaagaaattatcAAAAGCAGGAATAATCTTTAGGGTTTTATCAGCTGATGATTTTTTATCTGTTATATTAGATATTTCAGATTTGTTAGGAGAATTATATTTGATGAAAATCACCAAAGGAATTCCATATCAATTAGTAGCATCAACACATATACCAgttaaatataattcttggtataatttaaaaattggTTACAATGGATCAAATGTAAATATTACTCTCAACGATGAAATGATATTGAACGCAAAATTTAATGAA encodes the following:
- a CDS encoding alpha tubulin 1, putative yields the protein MREVISIHVGQAGIQVGNACWELFCLEHGIQPDGQMPSDKAARANDDAFNTFFSETGAGKHVPRCVFVDLEPTVVDEVRTGTYRQLFHPEQLISGKEDAANNFARGHYTIGKEVIDVCLDRIRKLADNCTGLQGFLMFSAVGGGTGSGFGCLMLERLSVDYGKKSKLNFCCWPSPQVSTAVVEPYNSVLSTHSLLEHTDVAIMLDNEAIYDICRRNLDIERPTYTNLNRLIAQVISSLTASLRFDGALNVDVTEFQTNLVPYPRIHFMLSSYAPVVSAEKAYHEQLSVAEITNSAFEPANMMAKCDPRHGKYMACCLMYRGDVVPKDVNAAVATIKTKRTIQFVDWCPTGFKCGINYQPPTVVPGGDLAKVMRAVCMISNSTAIAEVFSRMDQKFDLMYAKRAFVHWYVGEGMEEGEFSEAREDLAALEKDYEEVGIESNEGEGEDEGYEADY
- the CCp4 gene encoding LCCL domain-containing protein, putative, with the protein product MNNFFFSIVSILFLLYLCKGNFNDYSSNKIFLKYKSKYCLYPENVIENNKFEIGSDECDKIAHENESKMVWLSFNNGRLKTQNGMCLKTYKNFLIISICAPDQNEKSEMWKIDEEKHLKNENNNCAQMAGGKLFSFTCNKLSTKEFEMKAYTIEEMNLMKTRYSQKKLENVNAKYLENLHNKSSILISSYNELEKEIEIILKVEEEMKKEKEKVSNLMNDIKLLINTSSSLNDYGTGALMKVYDSIDIKKKKSLLRVPLEKLEINEETLNELGVESGEIKIIIQSFLNIPDDNYYTFTTRNLKGNLIIKLDNEEIISNIDTQIDTSITSTFVYLPKNKLVPLYIEISSKEEKPSFTLFWSSKLFPEEVISSLYLYTTIYEKVCYTQIQKKIDCLSTFENITKKNQEFQFLCPSECLAKENYTVFKKNNSCYDMKSSMCASAIESNFLLIDSGGIIKVMVKSVKNNEGNYKECGIILPTNMNDNTFKGITDIKLVDTDDFFINYESNKELYQGYRGIVTDDKHALLTKTDLSKRYISDIDINCNNNLKENYEFSAGSFIVTRIKSSNSMSNEKSIVIDAFALFDKYKNENISINLSEWTRKTCNNIQLYIKYGKPNEVMEYPSMLLTCDDTFESIHFDNVEVINARCLPFCLNDNAVFGSYIYAPNSSICKSAIHSGIITNNGGLIAIRKLRNITQSFNNTATITRNGVKSIITDNKNKDSYYISKPNGVICNFPRTYNVNKSLNLEDDFFSFIQINSNLFENPPVVLVPEKHAVLQNQLYNMHNVYNTKSYKENFFSVEKKGEQLKEIIPDSFKDENLLEEFDRFQQSYKEKKDHFQKLTRKTQGIFSDLFTKKSSINNLNKKLSYIRIEQNNNDSFLKVNESAVLSLIKQFDIITKKKQYIIQRLEKSLFNIKPITVETFQESYNSININDNYIIIDSNKSINGSSNWKIEKYTNGNLFSSITNDSFIKSNEDLYGSYLLYRYTKLYKGFISVDAKIPYEGNVGIIFKYKDYNNYNNFIINRKEFYFVEVIDGKQSKKINEKKIDDSYQLGMWTKIYIDFGYKYIRSYLNGKYVNGYETKNDTSGLLGFGVNNCKDKIFIDKIIIGSLYQAKYYKNNIFNKIIGKYNQEKILENENKTSKKVKNNIEQNEKKCKKYEEKFNVPLDNNWVIPFNSYWKIQNNFNFNYILNNNNNNNNEDNYLYSIQKNEGDLVIPSIVLLKKQNICDEMKSYTFQSSINLKKLSKAGIIFRVLSADDFLSVILDISDLLGELYLMKITKGIPYQLVASTHIPVKYNSWYNLKIGYNGSNVNITLNDEMILNAKFNEHFDDLGDVGLIVLRGESKFKNVLFTPNTL